The proteins below are encoded in one region of Deinococcus sedimenti:
- a CDS encoding superoxide dismutase family protein has translation MRTRLHSALLGAALLSAAATAGGASTPALAPASTPLSATAALRDPAGQVLGTATFQQVGPGVRVTVNVSGLQPGQHGMHVHENGRCTPGVDAATNTTVPFGGAGGHFDPGQSRNHDHPQADNTVGHGGDLPMLTVGADGRGQATFSTDKLSLTGQAGILNRSLVIHAQPDDYRSDPAGRSGARERCGVITRDAFSVRDYPLPGPQDFPEGVAVDAARGVAYTGSAATGTIYAVNLASGAVTRFAEGGGQGRASALGLKVDAQGRVWAAGGASGTVSVLRPDGFPVAILTTPKSPNAYVNDLTPAPDGHVYVTDSSRPVIFRVTPDLKLSAWLDLTGTPIRYAPGINLNGIVATPDGRALLTVQLNTGDLWRIDLRTRAVTRVMTGLTRGDGLLLDGRTLYVVRNAEQVVTKVTLNADSTRGTVVAEEPLMGLRFPTTLAAIGRDLIVVQGQLNKLQGGIPETPFRLTRFPKF, from the coding sequence ATGCGCACCCGACTGCACTCCGCCCTGCTCGGCGCCGCACTGCTGAGTGCCGCGGCCACCGCCGGCGGCGCGTCCACGCCCGCCCTGGCGCCCGCCTCCACGCCCCTGTCCGCCACCGCCGCACTGCGCGACCCGGCCGGTCAGGTGCTCGGCACGGCCACGTTCCAGCAGGTCGGTCCCGGCGTGCGCGTCACCGTGAACGTCAGCGGCCTGCAGCCCGGCCAGCACGGCATGCACGTTCACGAGAACGGACGCTGCACGCCCGGCGTGGACGCCGCGACGAACACCACCGTCCCGTTCGGTGGGGCCGGTGGGCACTTCGACCCGGGACAGAGCCGTAACCACGACCATCCGCAGGCCGACAACACCGTCGGGCACGGCGGCGACCTGCCCATGCTGACGGTCGGCGCGGACGGCCGCGGACAGGCGACCTTCAGCACCGACAAACTCAGCCTGACCGGTCAGGCGGGCATCCTGAACCGTTCGCTGGTCATTCACGCGCAGCCTGACGACTACCGCAGCGACCCGGCCGGCCGCAGCGGCGCCCGCGAACGCTGCGGCGTGATCACCCGCGACGCGTTCAGCGTCCGCGACTACCCGCTCCCCGGCCCACAGGACTTCCCTGAGGGCGTGGCCGTCGATGCCGCCCGCGGCGTGGCGTACACCGGCAGCGCCGCCACGGGCACCATCTACGCCGTGAATCTCGCCAGCGGCGCCGTCACCCGCTTCGCGGAAGGGGGCGGGCAGGGCCGCGCCTCCGCGCTGGGCCTGAAAGTCGACGCGCAGGGCCGCGTGTGGGCGGCCGGAGGTGCCAGCGGGACGGTCAGCGTCCTGCGGCCCGACGGGTTCCCCGTGGCGATCCTCACCACCCCGAAATCCCCGAACGCCTACGTGAACGACCTGACCCCCGCGCCGGACGGTCACGTGTACGTCACGGATTCCAGCCGGCCGGTGATCTTCCGGGTCACGCCGGACCTGAAACTCAGCGCGTGGCTGGACCTGACCGGCACGCCGATCCGCTACGCGCCCGGCATCAACCTGAACGGGATTGTCGCGACGCCCGACGGGCGGGCGCTGCTGACCGTGCAGCTGAACACCGGGGACCTGTGGCGCATTGATCTGCGCACCCGCGCGGTCACGCGAGTCATGACCGGCCTGACCCGCGGCGACGGCCTGCTGCTCGACGGACGCACGCTGTACGTGGTCCGAAACGCCGAACAGGTCGTCACCAAGGTCACGCTGAACGCCGACTCCACCCGCGGCACGGTCGTCGCCGAGGAGCCCCTGATGGGCCTGCGCTTCCCCACGACCCTGGCGGCCATCGGCCGTGACCTGATCGTCGTGCAGGGCCAGCTGAACAAACTGCAGGGCGGCATCCCGGAAACGCCATTCCGCCTGACCCGGTTCCCGAAGTTCTGA
- a CDS encoding PQQ-dependent sugar dehydrogenase: MKTLTRLLGAALLSGAALAQTAPPTPRPIAPGEPPVTVTATRNEPTPLEFTADQLARLNVPAGFTLKVMATGLGNARMLHVMPDGGLYLTRRAQGDVWYLKDSNRDGLISATERRQVAQNLKLAHGLDVRDGKLYVVGEKTIWVMDIAANGTLSVPRVFADGFPDAGQHPARTIKWGPDGFLYASFGSTNNDAPTPNPEEATMLRVSPDGTTREIYARGLRHTIGFGWHPVSGVLYGADQGSDWHGDTIPPEELNVIERGKNYGWPFCYGDRQPDPYVNVGNIPGKVTKAEYCAGTQGSALTYTAHAAAIALNYYTGTQFPAEYRNDAFIAFRGSWNRTEPSGYEIARVVFNDQNRPERIEPFITGFVYQDGDTWKQFGRVAGVATYTDGSLLFTDDQSGVLYRVLYTGGN; this comes from the coding sequence ATGAAGACCCTGACCCGACTGCTGGGCGCCGCGCTGCTGAGCGGCGCCGCACTGGCCCAGACCGCCCCACCCACCCCCCGCCCCATCGCGCCCGGTGAGCCGCCCGTCACGGTCACGGCCACGCGCAACGAACCCACCCCGCTGGAATTCACGGCAGATCAACTGGCGCGGCTGAACGTCCCGGCCGGATTCACGCTCAAGGTCATGGCGACCGGCCTGGGCAACGCCCGCATGCTGCATGTCATGCCGGACGGCGGCCTGTACCTCACGCGCCGCGCGCAGGGCGACGTGTGGTACCTCAAGGACTCCAACCGGGACGGACTGATCAGCGCGACCGAACGCCGTCAGGTGGCGCAGAACCTCAAACTCGCCCACGGTCTCGATGTCCGCGACGGCAAACTGTACGTCGTGGGCGAGAAGACCATCTGGGTGATGGACATCGCCGCAAACGGCACCCTGAGCGTCCCGCGCGTCTTCGCCGACGGGTTCCCCGACGCGGGGCAGCACCCGGCGCGGACCATCAAATGGGGTCCGGACGGCTTCCTGTACGCTAGTTTCGGATCGACGAACAACGACGCCCCCACGCCCAATCCGGAAGAGGCGACCATGCTGCGCGTCAGCCCGGACGGCACCACCCGCGAAATCTACGCCCGGGGCCTGCGCCACACCATCGGCTTCGGCTGGCACCCGGTAAGCGGCGTGCTGTACGGCGCGGACCAGGGCAGCGACTGGCACGGCGACACCATCCCACCCGAGGAGCTGAACGTCATCGAGCGCGGCAAGAACTACGGCTGGCCGTTCTGTTACGGCGACCGGCAGCCCGACCCGTACGTGAACGTCGGCAATATCCCCGGCAAGGTCACCAAGGCCGAGTACTGCGCCGGCACGCAGGGCAGCGCCCTCACGTACACCGCGCACGCCGCCGCGATCGCCCTGAACTACTACACCGGCACGCAGTTCCCTGCCGAGTACCGCAACGACGCGTTCATCGCCTTCCGCGGATCGTGGAACCGCACGGAACCCAGCGGATACGAGATCGCGCGCGTCGTGTTCAATGACCAGAACCGGCCCGAACGGATCGAACCGTTCATCACCGGCTTCGTGTATCAGGACGGCGACACCTGGAAGCAGTTCGGGCGGGTGGCGGGCGTCGCCACGTACACCGACGGCAGCCTGCTGTTCACCGACGACCAGAGTGGCGTCCTGTACCGCGTCCTGTACACCGGAGGCAACTGA